The Glycine soja cultivar W05 unplaced genomic scaffold, ASM419377v2 tig00104511_1_pilon_84547_1256723, whole genome shotgun sequence genome contains a region encoding:
- the LOC114404550 gene encoding protein ACTIVITY OF BC1 COMPLEX KINASE 1, chloroplastic-like isoform X4, which translates to MHPFPQVLARDRKDEEVVPYRARQLRNLLCDLGPSFIKAGQVLANRPDIIREDYMNELCILQDDVPSFPNQIAFRIIEEDLGQPLEAVFSKISSGTIAAASLGQVYRATLRATGEDVAIKVQRPGIEPIIYRDLFLFRTLASFLNGISIQKLGCNAELIVDEFGEKLLEELDYTLEARNLEDFLENFKNDPTVKIPQVYKQFSGQRVLVMEWIDGIRCTNPQAIKEAGIDVDGFLTIGVSAALRQLLEFGLFHGDPHPGNIFAMRDGRIAYVDFGNVAVLSQQNKQILIDAVVHAVNEDYAEMANDFTRLGFLSPGTDVTPIIPALEAIWQNSAGKGLSDFNFRSVTGKFNQLVYNYPIRIPERFSLVIRSLLTQEGICFTMKPDFKFLEVAYPYVAKRLLTDPNPALRERLVQVLFKDGLFQWKRLENLIVLAKENVAKMSSNPALQVKNTQSQRDLKVERKLDLTDTIKDGARLFFVDEGIRRQLLLALTEDSKLHIEELVDVYRLVEDQIDIPSVAVEVARDFPTVVRDLLLSWSESVLSDG; encoded by the exons CATTCGAGAAGATTATATGAATGAACTGTGCATTCTTCAAGATGATGttccttcatttcccaatcaa ATTGCCTTCAGAATCATAGAGGAGGATCTGGGTCAACCCCTTGAAGCTGTTTTCAGCAAAATCTCATCAGGGACAATAGCAGCTGCAAGTTTAGGTCAAGTTTACAGAGCTACATTACGTGCAACTGGCGAGGATGTTGCTATCAAG GTTCAGAGGCCAGGGATAGAGCCCATTATTTATCGAGATCTTTTCCTATTCCGCACTTTGGCTTCATTCTTAAATGGCATTAGTATACAGAAATTGGGATGTAATGCTGAGCTGATTGTTGATGAATTTGGTGAGAAGCTTTTGGAAGAGCTTGATTATACCCTG GAAGCCCGTAATCTTGAAGACTTTcttgagaattttaaaaatgaccCTACTGTCAAAATTCCTCAGGTTTACAAACAATTTTCTGGTCAACGTGTGCTGGTAATGGAATGGATTGATGGTATCAGGTGCACCAATCCACAG GCCATCAAAGAAGCCGGTATTGATGTTGATGGATTTTTAACAATTGGAGTTAGTGCTGCCCTACGACAATTGTTGGAATTTGGATTATTTCATGGAGACCCTCACCCTGGAAATATTTTTGCCATGCGTGATGGGAGAATTGCATATGTGGACTTTGGCAATGTTGCTGTTCTCAGTCAG CAAAATAAACAGATTTTAATTGATGCTGTTGTCCATGCTGTGAATGAGGACTATGCTGAGATGGCTAATGATTTTACCAGATTAGGCTTCCTGTCCCCAGGGACGGATGTGACTCCTATAATTCCTGCTTTGGAAGCGATTTGGCAGAACTCTGCTGGAAAAGGACTGTCAGATTTTAATTTTCGTAGTGTCACTG GAAAGTTTAACCAGTTGGTTTACAATTATCCCATTCGAATCCCTGAAAGGTTTTCACTTGTAATTCGTTCTTTATTGACCCAAGAAGGCATCTGTTTTACCATGAAACCTGACTTCAAATTTCTTGAG GTTGCCTATCCTTATGTGGCTAAGCGATTGCTGACAGACCCAAATCCAGCTCTACGTGAACGCCTTGTACAG GTTCTATTCAAAGATGGTCTTTTCCAGTGGAAACGGCTTGAAAACCTTATTGTTCTTGCAAAGGAAAATGTGGCCAAGATGAGCAGCAATCCTGCATTGCAAGTGAAAAACAC GCAAAGCCAGAGAGACTTAAAAGTTGAAAGAAAATTGGACCTCACAGACACAATCAAAGATGGAGCTCGCCTTTTCTTTGTTGATGAAGGAATACGCAGACAGCTTCTTCTTGCTTTGACTGAAGATTCAAAGCTTCATATTGAAGAG CTTGTCGATGTGTATAGGTTGGTTGAAGATCAGATAGACATACCTTCTGTTGCTGTAGAAGTAGCTAGAG ACTTTCCAACAGTTGTCAGGGATCTCCTACTTTCATGGAGTGAATCAGTCTTGTCTGATGGATAG
- the LOC114404550 gene encoding protein ACTIVITY OF BC1 COMPLEX KINASE 1, chloroplastic-like isoform X5, with translation MNELCILQDDVPSFPNQIAFRIIEEDLGQPLEAVFSKISSGTIAAASLGQVYRATLRATGEDVAIKVQRPGIEPIIYRDLFLFRTLASFLNGISIQKLGCNAELIVDEFGEKLLEELDYTLEARNLEDFLENFKNDPTVKIPQVYKQFSGQRVLVMEWIDGIRCTNPQAIKEAGIDVDGFLTIGVSAALRQLLEFGLFHGDPHPGNIFAMRDGRIAYVDFGNVAVLSQQNKQILIDAVVHAVNEDYAEMANDFTRLGFLSPGTDVTPIIPALEAIWQNSAGKGLSDFNFRSVTGKFNQLVYNYPIRIPERFSLVIRSLLTQEGICFTMKPDFKFLEVAYPYVAKRLLTDPNPALRERLVQVLFKDGLFQWKRLENLIVLAKENVAKMSSNPALQVKNTQSQRDLKVERKLDLTDTIKDGARLFFVDEGIRRQLLLALTEDSKLHIEELVDVYRLVEDQIDIPSVAVEVARDFPTVVRDLLLSWSESVLSDG, from the exons ATGAATGAACTGTGCATTCTTCAAGATGATGttccttcatttcccaatcaa ATTGCCTTCAGAATCATAGAGGAGGATCTGGGTCAACCCCTTGAAGCTGTTTTCAGCAAAATCTCATCAGGGACAATAGCAGCTGCAAGTTTAGGTCAAGTTTACAGAGCTACATTACGTGCAACTGGCGAGGATGTTGCTATCAAG GTTCAGAGGCCAGGGATAGAGCCCATTATTTATCGAGATCTTTTCCTATTCCGCACTTTGGCTTCATTCTTAAATGGCATTAGTATACAGAAATTGGGATGTAATGCTGAGCTGATTGTTGATGAATTTGGTGAGAAGCTTTTGGAAGAGCTTGATTATACCCTG GAAGCCCGTAATCTTGAAGACTTTcttgagaattttaaaaatgaccCTACTGTCAAAATTCCTCAGGTTTACAAACAATTTTCTGGTCAACGTGTGCTGGTAATGGAATGGATTGATGGTATCAGGTGCACCAATCCACAG GCCATCAAAGAAGCCGGTATTGATGTTGATGGATTTTTAACAATTGGAGTTAGTGCTGCCCTACGACAATTGTTGGAATTTGGATTATTTCATGGAGACCCTCACCCTGGAAATATTTTTGCCATGCGTGATGGGAGAATTGCATATGTGGACTTTGGCAATGTTGCTGTTCTCAGTCAG CAAAATAAACAGATTTTAATTGATGCTGTTGTCCATGCTGTGAATGAGGACTATGCTGAGATGGCTAATGATTTTACCAGATTAGGCTTCCTGTCCCCAGGGACGGATGTGACTCCTATAATTCCTGCTTTGGAAGCGATTTGGCAGAACTCTGCTGGAAAAGGACTGTCAGATTTTAATTTTCGTAGTGTCACTG GAAAGTTTAACCAGTTGGTTTACAATTATCCCATTCGAATCCCTGAAAGGTTTTCACTTGTAATTCGTTCTTTATTGACCCAAGAAGGCATCTGTTTTACCATGAAACCTGACTTCAAATTTCTTGAG GTTGCCTATCCTTATGTGGCTAAGCGATTGCTGACAGACCCAAATCCAGCTCTACGTGAACGCCTTGTACAG GTTCTATTCAAAGATGGTCTTTTCCAGTGGAAACGGCTTGAAAACCTTATTGTTCTTGCAAAGGAAAATGTGGCCAAGATGAGCAGCAATCCTGCATTGCAAGTGAAAAACAC GCAAAGCCAGAGAGACTTAAAAGTTGAAAGAAAATTGGACCTCACAGACACAATCAAAGATGGAGCTCGCCTTTTCTTTGTTGATGAAGGAATACGCAGACAGCTTCTTCTTGCTTTGACTGAAGATTCAAAGCTTCATATTGAAGAG CTTGTCGATGTGTATAGGTTGGTTGAAGATCAGATAGACATACCTTCTGTTGCTGTAGAAGTAGCTAGAG ACTTTCCAACAGTTGTCAGGGATCTCCTACTTTCATGGAGTGAATCAGTCTTGTCTGATGGATAG
- the LOC114404569 gene encoding uncharacterized protein LOC114404569, with the protein MCGDSTVSWDSVPSVQAAGGLLYMWNNSAFHVERRVKGRNFLMLDGRWVIQNQRLYIVNVYAPCDLAGKIVLWEELRQLEVSNPNGLWCFLGDFNSMRSQEERIGSSQRMADTSDISNFNEWISDMELQEIKGFGGRFTWFRPNAYPSKGLLRPLSSSLENKDGGLGSQAFSGCGLAAQSKGYQRMVREAWINDQQGGWGGIALKNKLRNLKYTIKQWSTVNGDVNASKIQNLRQKLNDLETIAGDRMLSEDEVKAKKSIQQDLWDASNAYESLLRQKSRAKWIKERDSNSAFFHKVINFRRNFNAFQGIFIDGVWV; encoded by the exons ATGTGTGGGGATTCCACTGTCTCTTGGGATAGTGTTCCCTCTGTCCAGGCAGCTGGTGGTTTGCTCTATATGTGGAACAACTCAGCTTTTCATGTGGAAAGGAGGGTTAAAGGAAGAAATTTCCTAATGCTGGATGGGAGGTGGGTGATACAAAATCAGAGGCTTTACATAGTTAATGTCTATGCCCCTTGTGATCTAGCTGGGAAAATAGTCTTGTGGGAGGAGTTAAGGCAACTGGAAGTGTCTAATCCTAATGGTTTATGGTGCTTCCTTGGGGATTTTAATAGCATGAGGAGCCAGGAGGAAAGAATTGGCTCATCCCAAAGGATGGCTGACACTTCtgacatttcaaatttcaatgagTGGATATCTGATATGGAACTTCAGGAAATTAAAGGCTTTGGTGGCAGGTTTACTTGGTTTAGGCCCAATG CATATCCTTCAAAGGGACTACTCAGACCACTGTCCAGTAGTCTTGAAAACAAGGATGGTGGATTGGGGTCCCAAGCCTTTTCGGGTTGTGGACTGGCGGCTCAATCAAAAGGGTACCAAAGAATGGTCAGGGAGGCATGGATCAATGATCAGCAGGGTGGTTGGgggggaattgctcttaaaaataaattgaggaATCTAAAATATACTATAAAACAGTGGAGTACAGTTAATGGGGATGTCAATGCTAGCAAGATTCAGAATTTGAGGCAGAAGCTAAATGACTTGGAAACCATAGCTGGTGATAGAATGTTGTCCGAAGATGAGGTTAAGGCCAAGAAATCCATCCAGCAAGATTTGTGGGATGCTTCAAATGCATATGAATCCCTGTTGAGACAAAAATCTAGGGCTAAGTGGATCAAGGAACGTGATAGCAACTCAGCCTTTTTCCACAAAGTTATAAATTTCAGAAGAAACTTCAATGCTTTTCAGGGAATCTTCATTGACGGTGTATGGGTTTAG